Proteins encoded within one genomic window of Natator depressus isolate rNatDep1 chromosome 1, rNatDep2.hap1, whole genome shotgun sequence:
- the LOC141983008 gene encoding uncharacterized protein LOC141983008, translated as MQSQNCKRAPAWTEREVLDLIVVWGDKSVLSELRSKRRNAKIFEKISKGMMDRGYNRARQQCHVKIKELRQGYQKNKQANNCSGSEPQTCHIYDELRAILGGAPITTAPLYVNSCKGGVSRNRDEDFGGEDDDDEAEDETILPPGQEVFITLDPIPSQPSQGGLPDLEGGEGTSDESANVSTLPLSSPFQRLAQIRRQKKCTSDEMFSELMQSSRTERAQQNAWRQTSAESRKVANECKERWWEQDDRWRQHDERRQEAMLRLLEDQTDMFWHMVELEERQHEHRPPLQLLCNRPPSSPSSIASSPRGPRMQWGGGGLWAPNHSTPEDCPSNRRLAFNMF; from the exons atgcagtcccagaattgcaaaagagctccagcatggaccgaacgggaggtactggatctgatcgttgtatggggagacaaatccgtgctatcagaactccgttccaaaagacgaaatgccaaaatatttgaaaaaatctccaagggcatgatggacagaggctataacagggcccggcagcagtgccacgtgaaaattaaggagctcaggcaaggctaccaaaaaaacaaacaggcaaACAACTGCTCTGGGTCAGAACCCCAGACATGCCACATCTATGATGAGCTGCGTGCAATTCTAGGTGGTGCCCCTATTACTACCGCACCGCTGTACGTgaactcctgcaaggggggagtctcacgcaacagggatgaggattttgggggtgaggatgatgatgatgaggcgGAGGATGAAACCATTCTCCCCCCCGGCCAGGAagtgtttatcaccctggatccaataccctcccaaccctcccaaggtgggctcccagaccttgaaggcggagaaggcacctctgatgagt ctgcaaatgtttcaacgctccccctatcatctccattcCAGAGactagcacagataagaaggcaaaaaaaatgcactagtgatgaaatgttctctgagctcatgcagtcctcccgcactgaaagagctcagcagaatgcttGGAGgcagacaagtgcagagtccagaAAAGTAGCAAATGAATGCAAGGAGAGGTGGTGGGAgcaagatgataggtggcggcagcatgatgagaggaggcaggaggcaatgctgaggctactggaggatcaaactgatatgttctggcatatggttgagctggaggaaaggcagcatgagcacagaccgccactgcagctgctgtgtaaccgcccaccctcctccccaagttccatagcctcctcacccagaggcccaagaatgcagtggggggggggaggcctgtgggcacccaaccactccaccccagaggactgcccaagcaacagaaggctggcattcaatatgttttga